Genomic window (Candidatus Latescibacter sp.):
AGGTATTCATTAAGAATATTTTACACTTTAAAATATACTATTTGTAACGAATTATCAAGTTTATAATCAAAACTCCTGCAATAATATAGGATGACTGAATTTATTTAAAAAGCGAAATCAAAAAAACGATAAAATAATAGCACGGTAAAATATAGAATGTTAAATTCTGACATGGTATAAAATGCTATAGCATATTATTATTTGTTGATATTTATACGTGTAATACATAATTGAGTATTTATACAATAACAATTATTACCAGGGTCTTAAACACAATACCAGAAATTATATTTATCATTCGATATTTTATAGAAAACCGGCACCGGCTTCTGCCGCGCTCCTGTGAGACTATATATGGCTGACAATTTCGATTCCAATGTGGCTCGCCGCAAACCCAATATAGCCGAGCGCACCCGTCCGATACATCCATGGGACATTTCTCCCGACTCATCCCAAAATCTGTCGAAAGACACTCATGCTCCATTTGTGCTATCAGAAGAAGCTTTGGGCCCTATCAACACTGAAGCCTCAATCAATACCGCTGTTCCTGATATATTACCGGAGTCTTCATTACCCGAAACTGTTCCAGTTAGTTCCGAGCCTATATATGCCCGTAAAAATGATCTTTCTGATGCAATTAACATACATTCCAATTTTTGCAAACTTGATAACGATGTAACAGATTATCTTTTTGCTAAACTCTCTCCATCAGCCCAATCAGTTTATTTACGCCTGTACCGTCAGTCTTTCGGCTGGAACCGTAACTGGGCGGCAGAGAGTCTCCCCAAACTGACAAAGTCATGCAATCTCTCCCTTCAGACAGTGAGGAAAGCCATACGGGAACTGGAGCAGCTGGGATGCATTCGGAAAGAATTCAGTGATTATCATAAGGCTACTGTATATCGTATATATTTGCCCTCCGAAATCGGAATGGGTAAATATGGAAAGCATAAAAATACCACAAAATATAATAGACGTCAAAATAATAACATACCAAATAATAATATTGTTGATTCGGATATGCTATATCGAGAAGCCAATGAAATAGATCTCAATAACAAACCTCCAGATGCCGTGCATTTCGACGCTTTCATTTACTCGCATTATTTCCCTGAAATTCATGTGGCAAACATTCTTGAAACCGGAGGCGCTCTTCCTCATAATGTTTCCCATTACATCAACGATACAAATCTTTCGCTGGCGGTTGAAACGATAGATGAATTCTATGAATCCATCGGATACAGCATCGTTTCGCGGTCTCAATACCGAAAATCGCTTCTCGATTACTTTGACCTTGTAAAATCCGGATTCACCCAGGATGACATTCGATATGCGGTAAGGTGGACCTTTAAAAATTCACGGTCCCGGCCGGATAGTTTTTCTCTGATAAAACATACCATGCATCTGGCCATGGATGATTACATAAAAGAACTGAATCCTGTTACAGATTCAACTTTTACAGCAGAAAAACAAGAAGCCGTGCGAAGAAATCTTCCGCGTAATAACCTTTCTGTATCAACATTCTCTGCCGAAGATATGCAGCTCTGGCAGAAAATTGCAGAAGATTTAAAAAACTCTCTCAACGAACAGTCTTTTATTGCCTTTATTCAGCCGCTTGTTCTTGTTGAAGCGCAGAGTGATAAAGTTGTATTAAAGGCTTTACCCGAATCTTCGACCTGGGTACAAGATCACTATCTGGATATTATCCGTCAGGCTTATCGTGAAAAAAGCGGAAGAGAAATCACGGTAACGATTATATAGGTTTACATAGGGGAAAGCCATGAAAGATGGTCGCT
Coding sequences:
- a CDS encoding DnaA N-terminal domain-containing protein, coding for MADNFDSNVARRKPNIAERTRPIHPWDISPDSSQNLSKDTHAPFVLSEEALGPINTEASINTAVPDILPESSLPETVPVSSEPIYARKNDLSDAINIHSNFCKLDNDVTDYLFAKLSPSAQSVYLRLYRQSFGWNRNWAAESLPKLTKSCNLSLQTVRKAIRELEQLGCIRKEFSDYHKATVYRIYLPSEIGMGKYGKHKNTTKYNRRQNNNIPNNNIVDSDMLYREANEIDLNNKPPDAVHFDAFIYSHYFPEIHVANILETGGALPHNVSHYINDTNLSLAVETIDEFYESIGYSIVSRSQYRKSLLDYFDLVKSGFTQDDIRYAVRWTFKNSRSRPDSFSLIKHTMHLAMDDYIKELNPVTDSTFTAEKQEAVRRNLPRNNLSVSTFSAEDMQLWQKIAEDLKNSLNEQSFIAFIQPLVLVEAQSDKVVLKALPESSTWVQDHYLDIIRQAYREKSGREITVTII